One window of Theropithecus gelada isolate Dixy chromosome 4, Tgel_1.0, whole genome shotgun sequence genomic DNA carries:
- the LOC112623807 gene encoding olfactory receptor 11A1 — protein MIDMEIVPTGNETITEFVLLGFYDIPELHFLFFIVFTAVYVFIIIGNMLIIVAVVSSQRLHKPMYIFLVNLSFLEILYTSAVMPKMLEGFLQEATISVAGCLLQFFIFGSLATAECLLLAVMAYDRYLAICYPLHYPLLMGPRWCMGLVVTTWLSGFMVDGLVVALVAQLRFCGPNHIDQFYCDFMPLVGLACSDPRVAQVTTLILSVFCLTIPFGLILTSYGRIVVAVLRVPTGASRRKAFSTCSSHLAVVTTFYGTLMILYVAPSAVHSQHLSKVFSLLYTVVTPIFNPVIYTLRNKAVHQALRKILCIKQTLD, from the coding sequence ATGATCGACATGGAAATTGTCCCCACAGGAAACGAAACTATTACTGAATTTGTCCTCCTTGGCTTCTATGACATCCCTGAGCTGCATTTCTTGTTCTTTATTGTATTCACTGCTGTCTATGTCTTCATCATCATAGGGAATATGCTGATTATTGTAGCAGTGGTTAGCTCCCAGAGGCTCCACAAACCCATGTATATTTTTTTGGTTAATCTGTCCTTCCTGGAGATTCTCTACACATCCGCAGTGATGCCAAAAATGCTGGAGGGCTTCCTGCAAGAAGCAACCATCTCTGTGGCTGGTTGCTTGCTCCAGTTCTTTATCTTTGGCTCTCTAGCCACAGCTGAATGCTTACTGTTAGCTGTCATGGCATATGATCGCTACCTGGCAATTTGCTACCCACTCCACTACCCACTCCTGATGGGGCCCAGATGGTGCATGGGGTTGGTGGTCACAACCTGGCTCTCTGGATTTATGGTAGATGGACTGGTTGTGGCCCTGGTGGCCCAGCTGAGGTTCTGTGGCCCCAACCACATTGACCAGTTTTACTGTGACTTTATGCCTTTAGTGGGCCTGGCTTGCTCGGATCCCAGAGTGGCTCAGGTGACAACTCTCATTCTGTCTGTGTTCTGCCTCACTATTCCCTTTGGACTGATTCTGACATCTTATGGCAGAATTGTGGTGGCAGTGCTGAGAGTTCCTACTGGGGCAAGCAGGAGAAAGGCTTTCTCCACATGCTCCTCCCACCTAGCTGTAGTGACCACATTCTATGGAACGCTCATGATCTTATACGTTGCACCCTCTGCTGTCCACTCCCAGCACCTCTCCAAGGTCTTCTCTCTGCTCTACACTGTGGTCACCCCTATCTTCAATCCTGTGATCTATACCCTGAGGAACAAGGCGGTACATCAGGCACTTCGGAAGATTCTCTGTATCAAACAAACACTTGATTGA